In Gossypium arboreum isolate Shixiya-1 chromosome 5, ASM2569848v2, whole genome shotgun sequence, a single genomic region encodes these proteins:
- the LOC108450595 gene encoding exosome complex component RRP41-like, with the protein MAAKPGSAPVTYSPNLGQKTRPPIFKDNDLDWVRPDGRGFHQCRPAFFRTGAVNSASGSAYAELGSTKVIVSVFGPRESKKAMMYSDTGRLNCNVSYTTFATPVRGQGSDHKEFSSMLLKALEGAIMLETFPKTTVDVFALVLESGGSDLPVVISCASLALADAGIMMYDLVAAVSVSCLGKNLVIDPVLEEESYQDGSLMLTCMPSRYEVTQLTFTGEWSTPDINEAMQLCLDACSKLGKVMRTCLKEAASASQE; encoded by the exons aTGGCCGCAAAGCCCGGTTCAGCTCCGGTAACGTATTCGCCGAATCTTGGCCAAAAAACTCGCCCCCCTATTTTCAAAGACAACGATCTCGATTGGGTCCGACCTGATGGCCGTGGCTTCCACCAGTGCCGACCAGCAT TTTTCAGGACAGGTGCAGTAAATTCTGCTTCCGGATCTGCTTATGCAGAGCTTGGGAGTACCAAGGTCATTGTATCTGT ATTTGGGCCAAGAGAAAGTAAGAAAGCAATGATGTACAGTGATACTGGGAGATTAAATTGTAATGTCAGCTATACAACATTTGCCACTCCAGTTCGAGGACAG GGATCGGATCACAAAGAGTTTTCGTCAATGCTTCTTAAAGCTTTGGAAGGTGCAATAATGTTGGAAACATTCCCCAAGACCACCGTGGATGTTTTTGCATTGGTGTTGGAATCTGGGGGCA GTGATCTTCCTGTGGTGATATCATGTGCTAGTCTTGCCCTTGCAGATGCGGGGATCATGATGTATGACCTTGTTGCTGCAGTTTCTGTG TCCTGTCTAGGGAAAAACCTTGTGATTGATCCTGTTCTCGAAGAGGAAAGCTACCAAGATGGAAGCTTAATGCTTACATGTATGCCTTCTCGTTATGAGGTCACTCAACTAACATTTACAGGAGAATGGTCAACCCCAGATATTaatgag GCAATGCAGCTTTGCCTTGATGCTTGCAGTAAGCTTGGTAAAGTGATGAGGACATGCTTGAAGGAAGCCGCGTCTGCCTCACAAGAGTAG
- the LOC108466973 gene encoding receptor-like serine/threonine-protein kinase NCRK isoform X1, with amino-acid sequence MKLEVEVVVVCIISLIWIQQSLCDEFSNTSGLSNWTCTCSSGNQSYILKSNCSRSCDCNPVESSGDRWTCVCATNGFPEVAVDNYDTTCFTACNCTAGSLPEVPASRKHYTNRVVVIVLLVSVILTTLSFIASITCYFYRKDNCPECPIQPSIFLSDKETSCNGATNLLSQKSSLLSETKINIGFPTRPLAGCFQKVSFLCPSKPGTVLGTVFQFAYSELENATNKFSDSNLIGVGGSSYVYRGQLKDGRIVAVKRLKVQGGPDADSIISTEVELLSRVHHCHVVPLLGYCLEFSGKHAERLLVFEYMHNGNLRECLNGIWGENLTWETRVSIAIDAAKGLEYLHEAAAPRILHRDIKSTNILLDKNWRAKITDLGMAKRLRADGVPSCSSSPARMQGTFGYFAPEYAIVGKASLMSDVFSFGVVLLELITGRQPIHKSNNKEESLVIWATPRLQDCKQVTPELPDPRLKGNFPEEEMQIMAYLAKECLLLDPDARPTISEVVQILSTIAPDKSKRRNVHVNFLQMSSAHNMKNETLVERHQSVIEALYDTDEYMPTESTNSTEISLPLRTDGIGTVGKQRDTLSAECLERLVLLSSNTRSWGVPDDEAVDLTEPRLESFDVANIKSLREEQSYGLA; translated from the exons ATGAAGCTCGAAGTGGAAGTTGTTGTTGTTTGTATCATTAGTTTGATTTGGATTCAGCAAAGCCTTTGTG ACGAATTTTCTAATACATCGGGTTTAAGCAACTGGACATGCACATGCTCTTCCGGAAACCAGAGCTATATCCTTAAATCTAACTGTTCTAGGTCCTGTGATTGCAATCCag TTGAATCAAGTGGAGACAGGTGGACATGCGTATGTGCCACTAATGGATTTCCCGAAGTAGCAGTCGACAATTATGATACTACCTGTTTTACAGCCTGCAACTGCACTGCTG GGTCTCTTCCAGAGGTGCCAGCTTCAAGAAAGCACTACACTAACAGAGTTGTAGTAATTGTTCTATTGGTCTCTGTAATCCTCACAACTCTGTCATTTATTGCTTCGATAACATGCTATTTCTATCGGAAAGACAACTGTCCGGAATGCCCCATCCAACCCTCAATATTCTTGTCAGATAAAGAAACTAGTTGCAATGGTGCTACCAACTTACTAAGTCAGAAGAGTTCTTTGCTGTCGGAAACTAAGATTAACATCGGCTTCCCCACAAGGCCTCTTGCAG GTTGCTTTCAGAAGGTTTCATTCCTTTGTCCAAGCAAACCGGGGACTGTACTCGGGACAGTTTTCCAGTTTGCCTACTCTGAACTGGAAAATGCAACCAATAAGTTCTCCGATTCCAACCTCATAGGAGTTGGAGGAAGTAGTTATGTGTACCGAGGTCAGCTCAAGGATGGAAGAATTGTTGCAGTAAAACGACTTAAAGTTCAAGGAGGTCCTGATGCAGATTCTATCATTTCGACAGAG GTTGAGCTGTTGTCAAGGGTACATCATTGTCATGTTGTACCTTTGCTTGGCTACTGTTTGGAATTCAGCGGGAAACATGCTGAGAGACTGCTGGTATTTGAGTACATGCATAATGGTAATTTGAGGGAATGTTTGAATGGGATTTGGGGGGAGAATCTGACTTGGGAAACTCGTGTTTCGATTGCTATCGATGCCGCAAAGGGCTTGGAATATCTCCACGAAGCGGCTGCTCCCAGAATTTTGCATAGAGATATAAAATCCACAAACATTCTTCTTGACAAGAACTGGAGAGCAAAA ATAACTGATCTCGGTATGGCCAAACGTTTAAGAGCTGATGGAGTTCCCAGCTGTTCCAGTTCTCCAGCAAGAATGCAGGGAACCTTTGGTTATTTTGCACCCGAATATGCAATTGTTGGAAAAGCCTCACTTATGTCGGATGTTTTCAGTTTCGGCGTTGTTCTTCTGGAACTCATCACTGGTCGACAACCCATCCATAAATCAAACAATAAAGAAGAAAGTCTTGTTATATGG GCTACCCCTAGGTTACAGGATTGTAAGCAGGTGACCCCAGAGTTACCTGACCCACGTTTGAAAGGCAATTTTCCAGAAGAAGAGATGCAGATAATGGCTTACCTAGCAAAGGAGTGCTTGCTGTTGGACCCTGATGCTCGACCGACAATCAGTGAAGTTGTTCAAATCCTCTCAACTATTGCTCCGGATAAATCTAAAAGAAGAAATGTTCATGTCAACTTTCTCCAG ATGTCATCTGCCCATAACATGAAGAATGAAACTCTTGTAGAAAGACATCAAAGTGTAATTGAGGCTTTATACGACACAGATGAGTACATGCCAACTGAATCTACAAACTCAACCGAAATCTCACTGCCATTACGCACAGACGGTATTGGAACTGTTGGAAAACAAAGGGATACCCTTTCTGCTGAGTGCTTGGAGAGACTGGTTCTTTTGAGTTCCAATACTAGGAGTTGGGGTGTCCCTGATGATGAAGCAGTGGACTTAACTGAACCTCGACTCGAATCGTTCGATGTGGCAAATATCAAGTCCCTCAGAGAAGAACAATCCTACGGATTGGCTTAA
- the LOC108466973 gene encoding receptor-like serine/threonine-protein kinase NCRK isoform X2, translating into MGEKSLSCWQMDSFRRDEFSNTSGLSNWTCTCSSGNQSYILKSNCSRSCDCNPVESSGDRWTCVCATNGFPEVAVDNYDTTCFTACNCTAGSLPEVPASRKHYTNRVVVIVLLVSVILTTLSFIASITCYFYRKDNCPECPIQPSIFLSDKETSCNGATNLLSQKSSLLSETKINIGFPTRPLAGCFQKVSFLCPSKPGTVLGTVFQFAYSELENATNKFSDSNLIGVGGSSYVYRGQLKDGRIVAVKRLKVQGGPDADSIISTEVELLSRVHHCHVVPLLGYCLEFSGKHAERLLVFEYMHNGNLRECLNGIWGENLTWETRVSIAIDAAKGLEYLHEAAAPRILHRDIKSTNILLDKNWRAKITDLGMAKRLRADGVPSCSSSPARMQGTFGYFAPEYAIVGKASLMSDVFSFGVVLLELITGRQPIHKSNNKEESLVIWATPRLQDCKQVTPELPDPRLKGNFPEEEMQIMAYLAKECLLLDPDARPTISEVVQILSTIAPDKSKRRNVHVNFLQMSSAHNMKNETLVERHQSVIEALYDTDEYMPTESTNSTEISLPLRTDGIGTVGKQRDTLSAECLERLVLLSSNTRSWGVPDDEAVDLTEPRLESFDVANIKSLREEQSYGLA; encoded by the exons GATAGTTTTCGGAGAG ACGAATTTTCTAATACATCGGGTTTAAGCAACTGGACATGCACATGCTCTTCCGGAAACCAGAGCTATATCCTTAAATCTAACTGTTCTAGGTCCTGTGATTGCAATCCag TTGAATCAAGTGGAGACAGGTGGACATGCGTATGTGCCACTAATGGATTTCCCGAAGTAGCAGTCGACAATTATGATACTACCTGTTTTACAGCCTGCAACTGCACTGCTG GGTCTCTTCCAGAGGTGCCAGCTTCAAGAAAGCACTACACTAACAGAGTTGTAGTAATTGTTCTATTGGTCTCTGTAATCCTCACAACTCTGTCATTTATTGCTTCGATAACATGCTATTTCTATCGGAAAGACAACTGTCCGGAATGCCCCATCCAACCCTCAATATTCTTGTCAGATAAAGAAACTAGTTGCAATGGTGCTACCAACTTACTAAGTCAGAAGAGTTCTTTGCTGTCGGAAACTAAGATTAACATCGGCTTCCCCACAAGGCCTCTTGCAG GTTGCTTTCAGAAGGTTTCATTCCTTTGTCCAAGCAAACCGGGGACTGTACTCGGGACAGTTTTCCAGTTTGCCTACTCTGAACTGGAAAATGCAACCAATAAGTTCTCCGATTCCAACCTCATAGGAGTTGGAGGAAGTAGTTATGTGTACCGAGGTCAGCTCAAGGATGGAAGAATTGTTGCAGTAAAACGACTTAAAGTTCAAGGAGGTCCTGATGCAGATTCTATCATTTCGACAGAG GTTGAGCTGTTGTCAAGGGTACATCATTGTCATGTTGTACCTTTGCTTGGCTACTGTTTGGAATTCAGCGGGAAACATGCTGAGAGACTGCTGGTATTTGAGTACATGCATAATGGTAATTTGAGGGAATGTTTGAATGGGATTTGGGGGGAGAATCTGACTTGGGAAACTCGTGTTTCGATTGCTATCGATGCCGCAAAGGGCTTGGAATATCTCCACGAAGCGGCTGCTCCCAGAATTTTGCATAGAGATATAAAATCCACAAACATTCTTCTTGACAAGAACTGGAGAGCAAAA ATAACTGATCTCGGTATGGCCAAACGTTTAAGAGCTGATGGAGTTCCCAGCTGTTCCAGTTCTCCAGCAAGAATGCAGGGAACCTTTGGTTATTTTGCACCCGAATATGCAATTGTTGGAAAAGCCTCACTTATGTCGGATGTTTTCAGTTTCGGCGTTGTTCTTCTGGAACTCATCACTGGTCGACAACCCATCCATAAATCAAACAATAAAGAAGAAAGTCTTGTTATATGG GCTACCCCTAGGTTACAGGATTGTAAGCAGGTGACCCCAGAGTTACCTGACCCACGTTTGAAAGGCAATTTTCCAGAAGAAGAGATGCAGATAATGGCTTACCTAGCAAAGGAGTGCTTGCTGTTGGACCCTGATGCTCGACCGACAATCAGTGAAGTTGTTCAAATCCTCTCAACTATTGCTCCGGATAAATCTAAAAGAAGAAATGTTCATGTCAACTTTCTCCAG ATGTCATCTGCCCATAACATGAAGAATGAAACTCTTGTAGAAAGACATCAAAGTGTAATTGAGGCTTTATACGACACAGATGAGTACATGCCAACTGAATCTACAAACTCAACCGAAATCTCACTGCCATTACGCACAGACGGTATTGGAACTGTTGGAAAACAAAGGGATACCCTTTCTGCTGAGTGCTTGGAGAGACTGGTTCTTTTGAGTTCCAATACTAGGAGTTGGGGTGTCCCTGATGATGAAGCAGTGGACTTAACTGAACCTCGACTCGAATCGTTCGATGTGGCAAATATCAAGTCCCTCAGAGAAGAACAATCCTACGGATTGGCTTAA
- the LOC108466973 gene encoding receptor-like serine/threonine-protein kinase NCRK isoform X3, whose protein sequence is MADEFSNTSGLSNWTCTCSSGNQSYILKSNCSRSCDCNPVESSGDRWTCVCATNGFPEVAVDNYDTTCFTACNCTAGSLPEVPASRKHYTNRVVVIVLLVSVILTTLSFIASITCYFYRKDNCPECPIQPSIFLSDKETSCNGATNLLSQKSSLLSETKINIGFPTRPLAGCFQKVSFLCPSKPGTVLGTVFQFAYSELENATNKFSDSNLIGVGGSSYVYRGQLKDGRIVAVKRLKVQGGPDADSIISTEVELLSRVHHCHVVPLLGYCLEFSGKHAERLLVFEYMHNGNLRECLNGIWGENLTWETRVSIAIDAAKGLEYLHEAAAPRILHRDIKSTNILLDKNWRAKITDLGMAKRLRADGVPSCSSSPARMQGTFGYFAPEYAIVGKASLMSDVFSFGVVLLELITGRQPIHKSNNKEESLVIWATPRLQDCKQVTPELPDPRLKGNFPEEEMQIMAYLAKECLLLDPDARPTISEVVQILSTIAPDKSKRRNVHVNFLQMSSAHNMKNETLVERHQSVIEALYDTDEYMPTESTNSTEISLPLRTDGIGTVGKQRDTLSAECLERLVLLSSNTRSWGVPDDEAVDLTEPRLESFDVANIKSLREEQSYGLA, encoded by the exons ATGGCAGACGAATTTTCTAATACATCGGGTTTAAGCAACTGGACATGCACATGCTCTTCCGGAAACCAGAGCTATATCCTTAAATCTAACTGTTCTAGGTCCTGTGATTGCAATCCag TTGAATCAAGTGGAGACAGGTGGACATGCGTATGTGCCACTAATGGATTTCCCGAAGTAGCAGTCGACAATTATGATACTACCTGTTTTACAGCCTGCAACTGCACTGCTG GGTCTCTTCCAGAGGTGCCAGCTTCAAGAAAGCACTACACTAACAGAGTTGTAGTAATTGTTCTATTGGTCTCTGTAATCCTCACAACTCTGTCATTTATTGCTTCGATAACATGCTATTTCTATCGGAAAGACAACTGTCCGGAATGCCCCATCCAACCCTCAATATTCTTGTCAGATAAAGAAACTAGTTGCAATGGTGCTACCAACTTACTAAGTCAGAAGAGTTCTTTGCTGTCGGAAACTAAGATTAACATCGGCTTCCCCACAAGGCCTCTTGCAG GTTGCTTTCAGAAGGTTTCATTCCTTTGTCCAAGCAAACCGGGGACTGTACTCGGGACAGTTTTCCAGTTTGCCTACTCTGAACTGGAAAATGCAACCAATAAGTTCTCCGATTCCAACCTCATAGGAGTTGGAGGAAGTAGTTATGTGTACCGAGGTCAGCTCAAGGATGGAAGAATTGTTGCAGTAAAACGACTTAAAGTTCAAGGAGGTCCTGATGCAGATTCTATCATTTCGACAGAG GTTGAGCTGTTGTCAAGGGTACATCATTGTCATGTTGTACCTTTGCTTGGCTACTGTTTGGAATTCAGCGGGAAACATGCTGAGAGACTGCTGGTATTTGAGTACATGCATAATGGTAATTTGAGGGAATGTTTGAATGGGATTTGGGGGGAGAATCTGACTTGGGAAACTCGTGTTTCGATTGCTATCGATGCCGCAAAGGGCTTGGAATATCTCCACGAAGCGGCTGCTCCCAGAATTTTGCATAGAGATATAAAATCCACAAACATTCTTCTTGACAAGAACTGGAGAGCAAAA ATAACTGATCTCGGTATGGCCAAACGTTTAAGAGCTGATGGAGTTCCCAGCTGTTCCAGTTCTCCAGCAAGAATGCAGGGAACCTTTGGTTATTTTGCACCCGAATATGCAATTGTTGGAAAAGCCTCACTTATGTCGGATGTTTTCAGTTTCGGCGTTGTTCTTCTGGAACTCATCACTGGTCGACAACCCATCCATAAATCAAACAATAAAGAAGAAAGTCTTGTTATATGG GCTACCCCTAGGTTACAGGATTGTAAGCAGGTGACCCCAGAGTTACCTGACCCACGTTTGAAAGGCAATTTTCCAGAAGAAGAGATGCAGATAATGGCTTACCTAGCAAAGGAGTGCTTGCTGTTGGACCCTGATGCTCGACCGACAATCAGTGAAGTTGTTCAAATCCTCTCAACTATTGCTCCGGATAAATCTAAAAGAAGAAATGTTCATGTCAACTTTCTCCAG ATGTCATCTGCCCATAACATGAAGAATGAAACTCTTGTAGAAAGACATCAAAGTGTAATTGAGGCTTTATACGACACAGATGAGTACATGCCAACTGAATCTACAAACTCAACCGAAATCTCACTGCCATTACGCACAGACGGTATTGGAACTGTTGGAAAACAAAGGGATACCCTTTCTGCTGAGTGCTTGGAGAGACTGGTTCTTTTGAGTTCCAATACTAGGAGTTGGGGTGTCCCTGATGATGAAGCAGTGGACTTAACTGAACCTCGACTCGAATCGTTCGATGTGGCAAATATCAAGTCCCTCAGAGAAGAACAATCCTACGGATTGGCTTAA